The following are encoded together in the Magnetospirillum gryphiswaldense MSR-1 v2 genome:
- a CDS encoding MbcA/ParS/Xre antitoxin family protein, with product MADSEADREAKLAEIVAKIRYILVGDAPQEFVKAVAPEPPQQVLTGIGVGRAHRLTLLANHVFGDEEKACIWLTEPQEEFGGKSVMQLAVNPAVADHIEEALRRIHEERIFRD from the coding sequence ATGGCGGATAGCGAAGCCGACCGAGAAGCGAAACTTGCGGAGATCGTTGCCAAGATCCGCTACATCCTTGTAGGAGATGCGCCACAGGAATTCGTCAAGGCTGTAGCGCCCGAGCCACCACAACAGGTATTGACCGGAATCGGTGTCGGTCGAGCCCATCGCTTAACCTTATTGGCAAACCATGTATTCGGCGATGAAGAGAAGGCCTGCATTTGGCTGACGGAGCCGCAAGAAGAATTTGGGGGCAAATCCGTCATGCAATTAGCCGTGAATCCTGCCGTTGCTGATCATATCGAAGAGGCGTTACGGCGGATCCATGAGGAACGGATTTTCAGAGATTAG
- a CDS encoding XRE family transcriptional regulator, producing the protein MRYTMADRLRARSRQLGMTAGRVAELAGVNRSFVYDIMRGRSENPSLEKLDLISEALNVERNWLLHGIGGVDGESPIMEDPMGVFVSISSVQVSASMGGGNLVSDEVENGEPYHFQRSWILHDLKADPNNLRIMHVEGDSMMPTLHSGDVVLVDLSKRLPTPPGIFVLFDGIGLVAKRLEHIPNHDPPKVRVISDNTFYTPYERTADEVNIIGRIRWFAREI; encoded by the coding sequence ATGCGATACACCATGGCCGATAGGCTTAGAGCGCGATCCCGGCAACTCGGCATGACAGCCGGCCGCGTCGCCGAACTTGCGGGTGTCAACAGGTCGTTCGTCTACGACATCATGCGCGGAAGATCGGAAAACCCGAGTCTGGAGAAACTCGACCTGATCTCCGAGGCGCTCAATGTCGAACGGAACTGGCTGCTCCATGGCATTGGTGGTGTCGATGGCGAGTCCCCCATCATGGAAGACCCCATGGGGGTGTTCGTCAGCATTTCTTCCGTCCAAGTCAGTGCATCGATGGGCGGCGGGAATCTCGTTTCTGACGAGGTCGAGAATGGAGAACCCTACCACTTTCAGCGATCCTGGATTCTCCACGACCTGAAAGCCGACCCTAACAACCTTCGGATCATGCACGTCGAGGGCGACAGCATGATGCCGACACTGCATTCCGGTGACGTGGTGCTGGTAGATCTATCGAAGCGCTTGCCAACCCCTCCAGGAATCTTTGTATTGTTTGATGGAATAGGACTAGTTGCCAAGCGGCTGGAACACATCCCAAACCACGACCCTCCGAAGGTTCGCGTGATATCGGACAACACCTTCTACACACCCTACGAACGGACGGCGGATGAAGTGAACATCATTGGGCGGATTCGCTGGTTTGCTCGAGAGATCTGA
- a CDS encoding helix-turn-helix domain-containing protein: MNQIELAARWNISHRTLERWRWTGEGPKFLKMGGRVVYRLEDIEAFEVERSRDSTTVRDDRRRDSDPHAGAGRAGLPRLDRPGRAR; encoded by the coding sequence ATGAACCAGATCGAGCTTGCCGCTCGCTGGAACATTTCGCACCGCACCCTTGAGAGGTGGCGGTGGACGGGCGAAGGCCCGAAATTCCTCAAGATGGGCGGCCGGGTGGTGTACCGGCTGGAAGATATCGAAGCGTTCGAGGTGGAGCGGTCGCGCGACAGCACGACGGTGCGCGATGATCGCCGCCGAGACTCCGATCCGCACGCTGGTGCTGGACGAGCGGGGCTTCCTCGCCTGGATCGACCGGGCCGCGCCCGGTGA
- a CDS encoding DUF1833 domain-containing protein, with translation MPDPALSQALKEAFASAPAGTVILDTLEIWHPTFDEPIRVVRDHADLTARLEAGAPRDGGKRVTFAALAFEFSPPPVDTAPVPEITVTLDNVGSDITDALEGAAVSQQVIEITWRPYLSTDLNGPHMDPPITMTLTDVEADTMRVTGRARMLDAGNKSFPSITYTARRFPGLAR, from the coding sequence ATGCCTGATCCGGCGTTGTCGCAGGCGCTGAAGGAGGCGTTTGCATCGGCCCCGGCCGGAACGGTGATTCTCGATACGTTGGAGATCTGGCATCCAACCTTTGACGAGCCGATCCGGGTGGTCCGTGACCATGCCGATCTCACCGCCCGGCTGGAGGCCGGTGCGCCCCGCGATGGCGGTAAGCGGGTGACCTTCGCCGCGCTGGCTTTTGAGTTCTCGCCACCGCCGGTGGATACCGCTCCAGTCCCGGAAATCACCGTCACCCTCGACAATGTCGGCAGCGACATCACCGACGCCCTGGAAGGGGCCGCCGTCAGCCAGCAGGTGATTGAGATCACCTGGCGGCCCTATCTCTCCACCGACCTCAACGGCCCCCATATGGACCCGCCCATCACCATGACCCTGACCGATGTCGAGGCCGACACCATGAGGGTAACGGGGCGTGCCCGCATGCTGGACGCGGGCAACAAGTCCTTCCCATCCATCACCTACACCGCCCGGCGCTTTCCCGGTCTGGCGCGGTGA
- a CDS encoding type II toxin-antitoxin system VapC family toxin, with translation MSYLVDTCALSELIRPVPAPQVAEWFETVPQEALFISALTLGEIRRGAEKLADGRRRGRIIAWLEIELPDWFESRVLPVDAAVADEWGRLTARIKQPLPAIDSLIAATALKHRLTVVTRNVADFAAAGVDILNPWEA, from the coding sequence GTGAGCTATCTGGTCGATACCTGCGCCCTGTCGGAGCTGATCCGGCCCGTCCCGGCGCCACAGGTGGCGGAGTGGTTCGAGACGGTGCCGCAGGAGGCACTATTCATCAGCGCCCTGACCCTGGGTGAAATCCGCCGGGGTGCCGAGAAACTGGCGGATGGGCGGCGGCGCGGCCGGATCATCGCCTGGCTGGAGATCGAGTTACCCGACTGGTTCGAGAGCCGCGTGCTGCCGGTCGATGCCGCTGTCGCCGACGAATGGGGCCGCCTGACCGCACGGATCAAACAACCGCTGCCAGCCATCGACAGCCTGATCGCCGCCACCGCCCTGAAGCACCGGCTCACCGTGGTAACCCGCAACGTCGCCGACTTCGCGGCGGCCGGCGTCGATATCCTCAATCCCTGGGAGGCATAG
- a CDS encoding type II toxin-antitoxin system Phd/YefM family antitoxin has product MHAWQVQDAKARFSELLRSAAAEGPQAITVRGRTTAVVMSQDEYERLKGRKPSLVEFLRSSPLSGVDLDIERDRSPSRNIEL; this is encoded by the coding sequence ATGCACGCGTGGCAGGTTCAGGACGCCAAGGCCCGGTTCAGCGAGCTGCTGCGCAGCGCCGCAGCCGAAGGCCCGCAGGCGATCACCGTTCGCGGCCGCACCACGGCGGTGGTGATGTCCCAGGACGAGTACGAACGGCTGAAGGGGCGCAAGCCGTCGCTGGTGGAATTCCTGCGGTCGTCGCCGCTGTCCGGCGTGGACCTCGATATCGAGCGCGACCGCTCGCCGTCGCGGAACATCGAGTTGTGA
- a CDS encoding NlpC/P60 family protein: MTRECQSPVGGPHWAIALIGLPWSVHGSGPDLFNCWEFVRMVQAEHFGRLLPEIGNPEDMLVMGRTFRDHPERQRWAKVDPPVEGDCVLLRRSRHPIHVGIWLDADGGGVLHCAEGAGVVFQRSDALKLNGWAIEGFYRFIGGQ; the protein is encoded by the coding sequence ATGACCCGCGAATGCCAGTCGCCGGTTGGTGGCCCCCATTGGGCCATCGCCTTGATCGGCCTGCCGTGGTCCGTCCACGGCAGCGGGCCGGACCTGTTCAATTGCTGGGAATTCGTCCGCATGGTCCAAGCCGAGCATTTCGGCCGCCTGCTACCCGAGATCGGCAATCCCGAAGACATGCTGGTCATGGGCCGGACCTTCCGCGACCACCCCGAGCGGCAACGCTGGGCCAAGGTTGATCCGCCTGTGGAAGGCGATTGCGTGCTGTTGCGCCGGTCCCGCCATCCCATCCATGTGGGAATCTGGCTCGACGCGGATGGCGGCGGCGTCCTGCATTGCGCCGAGGGCGCCGGGGTGGTGTTCCAGCGTTCGGACGCGCTCAAGCTCAACGGCTGGGCCATCGAAGGATTCTACCGGTTCATTGGCGGCCAGTGA
- a CDS encoding host specificity factor TipJ family phage tail protein: MTASIVIVTNPFEPVASRSVHAVESGITLGGLLQACGIAEDCWSDGPEILIGGMTVPVGIYAVRAIVDGEVVTVIRWPQGGGGGGGGGKNPMRIVLTIAVMVAAIYLGPMAAVAMGYTAAGSAAAMATAGIALAGSMLINTVIPAPKPSMPSLNWGGSGSAPAPSPTYSIQAQGNQGRLGQPIPVIYGRHLIYPDLASEPYQDYVGGEQYLYQLHVIGQGEYAVEQIRIEDTPISSFEEVQTETVPPGSRVTLFEPDVVTAAEVAGQELVAPNLVQSGDDGYIGPFTANPVDTTAGALGIDVVMPRGLYYANDGGSLDSRTVQWQVEARAIDAEGGAIGGWAVLAQPSHTAATNSTIRLSFRYSVSPGRYEVRLKRLDTKDTAERTGHEIRWGALRAYLTGQPDFGAVTLLAVKMRATDNLSQRSSRMINVIATRKLPVWSATGGWSAPQPTRSIAWAFADACKAEYGAKLADSRIDLKTLVTLDAVWAARGDSFDAVFDTSMTVWEALTRIARCGRAVPIQQGGIVRIIRDAPQTMPVAMFGPRNIVRGSFKIKYVMPGDDTADAVTVEYFSSRTWKPDETTAKLPDSQGDNPAKVNLFGCTAKDHAQREGLYIAANNRYRRRMVTFRTELEGMIPTYGDLVAITHDMPRWGQGGEVIGHQGDVLALSEPVEWTEGATHYLALRRRDGGLAGPFRVEAVADAPTMVRLAEPLSVTPYTGGSEERTYFSFGPGQAWAQSARVLAIRPRAEQVEISAVAEDARVHVN; the protein is encoded by the coding sequence ATGACCGCCTCCATCGTCATCGTCACCAATCCGTTCGAGCCGGTGGCCAGCCGCTCGGTTCATGCGGTGGAATCCGGGATCACGCTGGGCGGCCTGTTGCAGGCTTGCGGCATCGCCGAGGATTGCTGGTCCGACGGGCCGGAAATCCTGATCGGCGGCATGACGGTGCCGGTCGGCATTTATGCCGTCCGGGCCATCGTGGACGGCGAGGTCGTCACCGTCATTCGCTGGCCCCAGGGCGGCGGGGGTGGTGGCGGGGGCGGCAAGAACCCCATGCGGATCGTACTCACCATCGCGGTGATGGTGGCCGCCATCTATCTGGGCCCCATGGCGGCGGTGGCCATGGGCTACACCGCCGCCGGCAGCGCCGCCGCCATGGCCACCGCCGGAATCGCCCTGGCCGGTTCGATGCTGATCAATACGGTGATCCCGGCCCCCAAGCCGTCCATGCCGTCGCTCAACTGGGGCGGCAGCGGCAGCGCCCCGGCCCCCAGCCCGACCTATTCGATCCAGGCTCAGGGCAATCAGGGGCGCTTGGGCCAGCCGATCCCGGTGATCTATGGCCGCCATCTGATCTATCCCGATCTGGCCTCGGAGCCTTACCAGGATTACGTCGGCGGCGAGCAGTACCTCTACCAGCTTCACGTCATCGGCCAGGGCGAGTATGCGGTCGAGCAGATCCGTATTGAGGACACCCCGATTTCCTCCTTCGAGGAGGTCCAGACCGAAACCGTTCCTCCCGGCAGCCGGGTCACCCTGTTCGAGCCGGATGTGGTCACCGCCGCCGAGGTGGCGGGCCAGGAACTGGTGGCGCCCAATCTGGTGCAATCGGGCGACGACGGATATATCGGCCCGTTTACCGCCAACCCGGTCGATACCACGGCGGGGGCGCTGGGCATCGACGTGGTGATGCCGCGTGGCCTCTATTACGCCAATGACGGCGGCAGTCTCGATAGCCGTACCGTCCAGTGGCAGGTCGAAGCACGGGCCATCGATGCCGAGGGCGGAGCCATCGGCGGCTGGGCGGTTCTGGCGCAGCCGTCGCATACCGCCGCCACCAACAGCACCATCCGTCTGTCCTTCCGCTATTCGGTCAGTCCGGGCCGTTACGAGGTCCGCCTCAAGCGTCTCGACACCAAGGACACCGCCGAACGTACCGGTCATGAAATCCGCTGGGGCGCTCTGCGCGCCTATTTGACCGGCCAGCCCGATTTCGGCGCCGTCACCTTGCTGGCGGTCAAGATGCGGGCCACCGACAATCTGAGCCAGCGCTCCAGCCGCATGATCAACGTCATCGCCACCCGCAAGCTGCCTGTGTGGTCGGCGACCGGTGGCTGGTCGGCGCCGCAGCCGACCCGTTCCATCGCCTGGGCCTTCGCCGATGCCTGCAAGGCGGAGTATGGCGCCAAGCTGGCCGACAGCCGCATCGACCTCAAGACGCTGGTCACCCTGGATGCCGTTTGGGCTGCCCGTGGCGATTCCTTCGACGCGGTGTTCGACACCAGCATGACAGTGTGGGAGGCCCTGACCCGTATCGCTCGCTGCGGCAGGGCCGTGCCCATCCAGCAGGGCGGTATCGTCCGCATCATCCGCGACGCGCCGCAGACCATGCCGGTGGCGATGTTCGGGCCGCGCAACATCGTCAGGGGCTCGTTCAAGATCAAATACGTCATGCCCGGCGACGACACCGCCGACGCCGTGACGGTGGAGTATTTCTCGTCGCGGACCTGGAAGCCCGACGAGACCACGGCGAAGCTGCCCGACAGCCAGGGCGACAATCCCGCCAAGGTCAATCTGTTCGGCTGCACCGCCAAGGACCATGCCCAGCGGGAAGGTCTCTACATCGCCGCCAACAACCGCTATCGCCGTCGCATGGTCACCTTCCGCACCGAGTTGGAGGGCATGATCCCGACCTATGGCGATCTGGTCGCCATCACCCACGACATGCCCCGCTGGGGCCAGGGCGGTGAGGTGATCGGCCACCAGGGCGACGTTCTGGCCTTGTCCGAGCCGGTGGAATGGACCGAGGGCGCCACCCATTACCTGGCACTGCGCCGCCGCGACGGTGGGCTGGCCGGGCCGTTCCGGGTCGAGGCGGTGGCCGATGCACCCACCATGGTGCGTCTCGCCGAACCGCTGAGCGTCACGCCCTATACCGGCGGCTCCGAGGAGCGGACGTATTTCAGCTTCGGTCCCGGCCAAGCCTGGGCGCAATCCGCCCGCGTGCTGGCCATCCGTCCCCGCGCCGAGCAGGTCGAAATCTCCGCCGTCGCCGAGGATGCGCGGGTGCATGTGAATTAG
- a CDS encoding protein P5: MTKTCAVPRGIRLNNPGNIKESPGDKTQWQGECATDDDPVFEEFVSPEAGIRALARILLGYQRRYGLNTIAGIINRWAPGCENDTGSYIAHVASRLGVTPDQAIDLTKADTMAGLVEAIIRHENGQQPYAREVILAGIGMGLGSA, from the coding sequence ATGACCAAGACCTGCGCCGTGCCGCGCGGCATCCGCCTGAACAATCCTGGCAACATCAAGGAATCCCCCGGCGACAAGACCCAATGGCAGGGCGAGTGCGCCACCGACGACGATCCGGTGTTCGAGGAATTCGTCAGTCCCGAAGCCGGTATCCGGGCGCTGGCCCGCATCCTGCTCGGCTACCAGCGCCGCTATGGCCTGAACACCATCGCCGGCATCATCAATCGCTGGGCACCGGGCTGCGAGAACGACACCGGCTCCTATATCGCCCATGTCGCCTCCCGCCTGGGGGTAACGCCCGATCAGGCCATCGACCTGACCAAGGCCGACACCATGGCCGGACTGGTCGAAGCCATCATCCGCCATGAAAACGGCCAGCAGCCCTACGCCAGAGAGGTGATCCTGGCCGGAATTGGCATGGGGCTGGGGAGCGCCTGA
- a CDS encoding plasmid partitioning protein RepB C-terminal domain-containing protein gives MSRPKPLDIYCHKNIGHLKGIELDGVSAEDIARMEREMERLNRDYRAVEGSLGDTMLALVVTRGYVSKLFRNEAISDFLDRHPPELAFEMRSIIDAVGGDARMLDR, from the coding sequence ATGAGCCGACCCAAGCCGCTCGACATATATTGTCATAAAAACATTGGTCATCTCAAGGGCATCGAGCTGGATGGGGTATCAGCGGAAGACATCGCAAGGATGGAACGGGAGATGGAGAGGCTGAACCGGGATTACCGGGCGGTTGAAGGGAGCCTGGGCGACACCATGTTGGCTTTGGTGGTGACGAGGGGGTATGTCTCGAAGCTATTTCGCAACGAGGCGATTTCTGATTTCCTGGATCGTCACCCCCCCGAATTGGCCTTCGAGATGCGCAGCATCATCGACGCGGTCGGCGGCGACGCAAGAATGCTGGATCGATAA